A genomic region of Pseudomonas sp. RSB 5.4 contains the following coding sequences:
- a CDS encoding carbamoyltransferase C-terminal domain-containing protein, translating into MIILGITNNDLAGACLVRDGQILSAVSEERFTRIKDHKIWPTKSIEFVLSQAGVSLEDVDHVAYGWNAGFSADKHLELYFDRIVEEVRNNPQGLAQFRQRVTDEINNDKEKRGEFDQYIVDNGLQGKAYYIDHHECHALGAYVCSPFEDALTLTCDGRGDFQSLTVTWYSPTETTVLQRETSVDSLGYFYGRITHLLGYKPNRHEGKVTGLAAFGDPQKLLGVMQQMIRFEDGRIKARCGDMFLPSYNTYSAPLETLFARETPEDIAAAVQRHSEDLLVATVSHHLAQRGSANLCLAGGVFGNVKLNQRLREIPGVKDVYVLPCMGDGGLALAAAVGVAYLENGTRFKNPSMMLGPESRNVSQNINLINRDYPELGYHTPSNIIDVLIEALTENQVLGMFKGKMEFGPRSLCNRSIVYHAQDAEVNDWLNKRMHRTEFMPFGPVTAIEQAPACYVGWDEEQVAADTMTMTYDCHPQFSEASPAVVHIDGTARPQIIRPQNDPFMHRLLTAWHQKTGQAALINTSFNRHEEPIVCSSQDALDALKEGMVDLVVMSESLIVWRKGKNSFTQQRFE; encoded by the coding sequence ATGATCATTTTGGGTATTACGAACAATGATTTGGCGGGTGCTTGCCTGGTACGCGATGGTCAGATTCTTTCAGCGGTCAGTGAAGAGCGTTTCACCCGCATCAAGGACCATAAAATCTGGCCGACCAAGTCCATCGAGTTTGTGTTGAGCCAGGCCGGCGTGTCACTGGAAGATGTCGATCATGTCGCCTATGGATGGAACGCCGGGTTCAGTGCCGACAAACATCTGGAGTTGTACTTCGATCGCATTGTCGAGGAGGTCAGGAACAACCCCCAGGGGCTTGCGCAGTTCCGTCAGCGTGTGACTGATGAAATCAACAACGACAAAGAAAAACGCGGCGAATTCGACCAGTACATTGTCGACAACGGTCTGCAAGGCAAGGCGTACTACATTGATCACCACGAATGCCATGCGCTCGGTGCCTATGTCTGCTCGCCGTTCGAGGACGCGTTGACCCTGACCTGCGACGGACGCGGCGACTTTCAGTCGCTGACCGTCACCTGGTACAGCCCGACAGAAACCACGGTGCTGCAACGCGAAACCAGTGTCGACAGCCTCGGTTATTTCTACGGCCGGATCACCCACCTGCTTGGTTACAAACCCAACCGCCACGAAGGCAAGGTCACCGGTCTGGCCGCGTTCGGCGATCCGCAAAAACTGCTGGGCGTGATGCAGCAGATGATCCGTTTCGAAGACGGCCGCATCAAGGCGCGCTGCGGCGATATGTTCCTGCCGTCCTACAACACCTACAGCGCGCCGCTGGAAACCCTGTTTGCACGGGAAACCCCCGAGGACATCGCCGCCGCTGTACAGCGTCACAGTGAAGATCTGCTGGTGGCGACCGTCAGCCATCATCTGGCGCAGCGCGGTAGCGCCAACCTGTGCCTGGCCGGCGGCGTGTTCGGCAACGTCAAACTCAACCAGCGCCTGCGCGAGATTCCGGGCGTGAAAGACGTCTACGTGCTGCCGTGCATGGGCGATGGCGGCCTGGCACTGGCTGCGGCAGTCGGTGTCGCGTACCTGGAAAACGGCACCCGTTTCAAGAATCCGTCGATGATGCTTGGCCCGGAATCGCGCAACGTTTCGCAGAACATCAACCTGATCAATCGCGACTACCCTGAGCTCGGTTATCACACGCCGTCGAACATCATCGACGTGCTGATCGAGGCCCTGACGGAAAATCAGGTGCTGGGCATGTTCAAGGGCAAGATGGAGTTCGGCCCGCGTTCGCTGTGCAATCGCAGCATCGTCTATCACGCGCAGGATGCCGAGGTGAACGACTGGCTCAACAAACGCATGCATCGCACCGAGTTCATGCCCTTCGGCCCGGTCACCGCCATCGAGCAGGCGCCGGCCTGCTACGTCGGTTGGGACGAGGAGCAAGTGGCCGCCGACACTATGACCATGACCTACGACTGTCATCCGCAATTCAGCGAGGCAAGTCCGGCCGTGGTGCACATCGACGGCACCGCGCGCCCGCAGATCATTCGCCCGCAGAACGACCCGTTCATGCATCGCCTGCTGACGGCCTGGCACCAGAAAACCGGTCAGGCAGCCTTGATCAACACCTCGTTCAACCGCCATGAAGAACCGATCGTGTGCTCTTCCCAGGACGCACTGGATGCGCTGAAGGAAGGCATGGTCGATCTGGTGGTCATGAGTGAATCGCTGATCGTCTGGCGCAAGGGCAAAAACAGCTTCACCCAGCAACGCTTCGAATAA
- a CDS encoding MFS transporter, which translates to MYLIFFGFFAAEGIIYPFWPTWLDSLGFSASEIGLLIAAAYWPQVVTGVLITYVADWRVDQLRLAAVLSVTAALCTLLFYFIPAHLWMFVCLSVLFGGLWMVVLPLSESYLLKRDKLALQNYGWVRAVGSSAFILTSTLGGFLFAQYSQSWVPLVIAASMLLTAVACLRLKRQVSRAHLAPPGPARKRPDWKALLAHKSLLIAIAAASFIQLSHTLYFSTASIGWGVKGFSSSAIGMFWAVAVIAEITWFALSNKVLAFCAPLSLVMFSSVCAALRWALFSNSDAVSLILLGQCLHALSFAAYHAAIMRFIRDQAPQDIQVFTQGVYYSLAVALPMGLATPFAGYLYQTRPQWSYYVMALFALVGTVLAFIAHQKMRSSTHGSTNVYSRLL; encoded by the coding sequence ATGTATTTAATCTTTTTCGGGTTCTTTGCGGCGGAAGGGATCATCTATCCGTTCTGGCCGACCTGGCTGGACTCCCTGGGCTTCAGTGCCAGTGAAATCGGTTTGCTGATCGCCGCGGCGTATTGGCCGCAGGTGGTGACCGGGGTGCTGATCACCTATGTGGCCGACTGGCGCGTGGATCAGTTGCGGCTCGCCGCTGTTCTGAGCGTTACCGCCGCGTTGTGTACGTTGCTGTTCTACTTCATCCCGGCGCATTTGTGGATGTTCGTGTGCCTGAGTGTGCTGTTTGGCGGGCTGTGGATGGTGGTGCTGCCGCTGTCCGAATCTTACCTGCTCAAGCGCGACAAACTGGCCCTGCAGAATTACGGCTGGGTGCGGGCGGTAGGCTCTTCGGCGTTTATCCTGACCTCGACGCTCGGCGGCTTTCTGTTTGCGCAGTACAGCCAGTCGTGGGTGCCGCTGGTGATCGCGGCGAGCATGTTACTCACCGCCGTGGCGTGTTTGCGCCTGAAGCGCCAAGTGTCGCGGGCGCATCTGGCGCCGCCCGGCCCGGCGCGCAAACGGCCGGACTGGAAAGCGCTGTTGGCACACAAGAGCCTGCTGATCGCGATTGCTGCCGCCAGCTTCATTCAGCTGAGCCACACCCTGTACTTTTCCACGGCTTCGATCGGTTGGGGGGTGAAGGGTTTCTCTTCCTCGGCGATCGGCATGTTCTGGGCGGTGGCGGTGATTGCGGAAATCACCTGGTTCGCGCTCTCCAACAAGGTCCTGGCGTTTTGCGCGCCGTTGTCCCTGGTGATGTTTTCCAGTGTCTGTGCGGCACTGCGCTGGGCGCTGTTTTCCAACAGCGACGCGGTGTCGCTGATCCTGCTGGGCCAGTGCCTGCACGCGCTGAGCTTTGCCGCCTACCACGCGGCGATCATGCGCTTTATTCGCGACCAGGCACCGCAGGATATTCAGGTCTTTACTCAAGGGGTTTATTACTCCCTGGCGGTGGCCTTGCCCATGGGCCTGGCCACACCTTTCGCCGGCTACCTGTACCAGACCCGGCCGCAGTGGTCCTACTACGTGATGGCGCTGTTCGCGTTGGTCGGAACGGTGCTGGCGTTCATTGCTCATCAGAAAATGCGAAGTTCAACTCATGGCTCAACAAACGTTTACAGCCGTCTGCTTTGA